In one Trichoplusia ni isolate ovarian cell line Hi5 unplaced genomic scaffold, tn1 tig00000275, whole genome shotgun sequence genomic region, the following are encoded:
- the LOC113507019 gene encoding tetratricopeptide repeat protein 37 produces the protein MADIKTLLKDARKLIDEKDYKGAQECCKNILRKDKQNYFGLVLLGKSLQDSEQAPLAYQKAIASKPDHPLAWQGLANYYERKENTSDKTKLFGIYNEMLNLQMEEEKSIEIIIKLGQLGCELKSIEALSIIANFLLKDNVLSLNKAAEKQFMDLLKSNITVDDENIPVILKSLHKMYSEDPNDSLEILLCKVIIRKSDFASAVEEIINLKFFPNNVLLRDWLCKQLCSKYAEDMSFSGFQIENHIDTISEGIMNSKYPSLLRSMLCYDKGLYLEAYKQCVPLINYQEADITEATFVIKCTIMLKKWSVTQKLASNFLTKVKDEKFATTLKRFLILSLTKQQKWKQAISHAQEIPIESLDNLELASLAECCIEAGEPADHIMNHLVSTEYYKQLQALLLLKQNKYDQVIELLEGSAEGSLHIFYLGKAYWELKQYDKCIIYLLKAAKLNPDHADTFLYLGHFYHHHKSDLQKAKKCYEKAQSINPINMTIAKSLSEIYVKLQQRDDDFELLNSLAKSSSNIEPWVNFRLGLHYSNRREWENAILNFRNVIKLNQNDTTAFECLADAYYSRGSYTSALRAYNKVMSLDQSKSAHCLTRIGLIYSLLTQYEEAVSTFEKVFVIDPYSFLALKGIAETWMRIAKKKVEAKIFGTARDCAQHAIDYITKALSKQNQFLCFWRLLADNLMFITKLPNKYAFVNMPVLSKESGNNFEISKKEKLEIFPQAIACYSHIAKQNQQVSSYDLASAYLAFYNENKKIVNCHISFNLTLNCIKERPTLWRNWNLLGKICLAIKKYEIAQHCFIKALLVTRKWSVAKIWCNLGTLYLKLKLYKLSNYCFSRGQSALPSHPQSWIGQALIAEAIREEEAMDLFRHASRLGYHPESALGYADWVCRTLKNNKYKENSESKYEIEGLFAIPYAIDLVEWYCNFESSDPCAYNILGILQERFGLIRSAIQSYEKAFEYASDDKKNITLLNIGRILVRMEKYDEAIKIYKAITEASLESTTGLAFALFKNNLYEESYSVYDTALHWLSNSEAEKADLLVAMAGIVYMHKGADDAKTILFHSIQVSHKKPTPHSLFAICSLGLIQSDQGLSKLALSELRKYERESRYGYDIGFLKSYISVCEDNMGQAIKLLSDCLHDHPSNALLWFCMAQYCLKATNTKAKVASCCAQKALSSAHHGEFDCNFGKILASASIAEHLAGDKNKALLLAKGGLHMYPNQAEIWAALLFSLLAHKVWSENKKWLLGATAHMRKSLNISRPLGRWLILMEKKLCK, from the coding sequence atGGCGgatattaaaactttacttaaagATGCAAGAAAACTAATTGATGAGAAGGATTACAAAGGTGCCCAAGAATGCTGTAAGAATATATTAAGAAAAGACAAGCAAAATTACTTTGGTCTTGTATTACTGGGTAAATCCTTACAAGATTCTGAACAGGCACCACTGGCCTACCAGAAAGCTATAGCTAGTAAGCCTGACCACCCTCTTGCCTGGCAAGGACTTGCCAACTATTATGAAAGGAAAGAAAATACCtcagataaaacaaaactatttggtatttataatgaaatgttaaatttgCAAATGGAAGAAGAAAAATCTAttgaaatcataataaaactaGGTCAGTTAGGATGCGAATTGAAAAGTATTGAAGCTTTGTCTATAATAGCCAATTTTTTGTTGAAAGACAATGTACTTAGTTTGAATAAAGCAGCGGAAAAACAATTCATGGACttattaaaatctaatattaCAGTTGATGATGAAAATATACCTGTAATTCTAAAATCATTGCACAAAATGTACAGTGAAGATCCCAATGATTCTCTTGAAATATTGCTATGCAAAGTGATCATTAGAAAATCTGATTTTGCATCTGCTGttgaagaaataataaatctaaagtTTTTCCCAAACAATGTGCTATTGAGAGACTGGCTGTGTAAACAGCTTTGTTCTAAATATGCAGAAGATATGTCTTTCAGTGGCTTTCAGATTGAAAATCACATAGACACAATCAGTGAAGGCATCATGAACTCTAAATATCCAAGTCTTCTGAGAAGTATGTTATGCTATGACAAAGGCTTGTACCTTGAAGCATACAAGCAATGTGTTCCATTGATTAACTATCAAGAAGCTGATATCACTGAAGCcacatttgtaattaaatgtacaATCATGTTGAAAAAGTGGTCAGTTACACAAAAGCTTGCAAGTAACTTTCTCACCAAGGTCAAAGATGAAAAGTTTGCAACCACTCTTAAAAGATTCTTAATCCTGTCTTTAACCAAACAACAGAAATGGAAGCAAGCAATATCTCATGCTCAAGAAATACCCATTGAATCATTGGACAATCTAGAGCTGGCCAGTCTAGCAGAGTGTTGTATTGAAGCTGGTGAACCAGCTGACCATATAATGAACCATCTGGTATCTACCGAATACTACAAACAACTGCAAGCTCTACTTCTTTTGAAGCAGAATAAATATGATCAAGTGATTGAGTTGTTAGAAGGTTCAGCCGAGGGTTCATTACACATTTTCTATTTGGGAAAAGCTTACTGGGAACTTAAACAATATGATAAGTGCATTATATATCTTTTGAAAGCAGCCAAGTTGAATCCTGATCATGCTGATACATTCTTATATTTAGGCCACTTTTACCATCATCATAAAAGTGATTTACAGAAAgctaaaaaatgttatgaaaaagCGCAAAGTATCAATCCTATTAACATGACTATAGCTAAGAGCCTTAGTGAAATTTATGTCAAATTGCAGCAGAGAGATGATGATTTTGAGCTATTAAATTCATTAGCCAAGAGTTCTTCAAACATTGAACCTTGGGTCAACTTCAGGTTAGGCCTTCATTATTCAAATAGGAGAGAATGGGAGAAtgccattttaaattttagaaatgttataaaattgaatcaaaatGATACTACTGCATTTGAGTGTCTGGCAGATGCATACTATTCTCGAGGTTCTTATACATCAGCATTGAGAGCATACAACAAAGTAATGAGTTTAGATCAAAGCAAATCAGCTCACTGTCTTACAAGAATAGGCCTCATATATTCATTGTTAACCCAGTATGAAGAAGCTGTATCTACATTCGAAAAGGTATTTGTAATTGATCCTTATTCATTCTTGGCTCTCAAAGGCATTGCTGAGACTTGGATGAGAATTGCAAAGAAAAAAGTTGAAGCTAAAATTTTCGGAACTGCTAGAGATTGTGCACAACATGCAATAGATTATATTACAAAAgcattatcaaaacaaaatcaatttttatgtttttggagACTGTTAGCTGACAACTTGATGTTTATAACTAAATTGCCAAATAAATATGCCTTTGTTAATATGCCTGTACTATCAAAAGAAAGTGGCAATAACTTTGAAATATCTAAGAAAGAGAAACTTGAAATATTCCCTCAGGCCATTGCCTGTTATTCTCATATAGCGAAACAAAATCAGCAGGTGTCATCATACGATTTAGCGTCAGCATATTTGgctttttataatgaaaacaagaAAATTGTCAACTGTCACATCTCCTTTAACTTGACATTAAATTGCATTAAAGAAAGACCTACACTTTGGAGAAACTGGAATTTACTTGGGAAAATATGTTTGGCTATCAAAAAGTATGAAATTGCCCAGCATTGCTTTATCAAAGCTCTTTTAGTGACTAGGAAATGGTCTGTTGCAAAGATTTGGTGTAATCTGGGGACATTATATCtgaaattaaaactatacaaattATCTAACTACTGTTTTTCACGTGGACAATCAGCGCTACCGTCGCATCCTCAAAGTTGGATTGGTCAGGCATTGATTGCAGAAGCGATTCGAGAAGAGGAAGCTATGGATCTGTTCAGACATGCTTCTCGCTTGGGATACCACCCAGAAAGTGCACTTGGGTATGCTGATTGGGTCTGCAGGACTTTAAAGAATAACAAGTACAAAGAAAACTCTGAATCGAAATATGAAATAGAAGGTCTTTTTGCTATACCTTACGCTATTGATCTGGTAGAGTGGTATTGTAACTTCGAATCTTCGGACCCTTGCGCATACAACATTCTCGGAATATTACAAGAGAGGTTTGGCCTGATCCGATCTGCTATACAATCTTATGAGAAGGCATTTGAATATGCAAGTgatgataagaaaaatattactctTCTTAACATTGGAAGAATTCTAGTAAGGATGGAGAAATATGATGAGGCAATTAAGATATACAAAGCTATAACTGAGGCAAGCCTGGAATCCACTACTGGGTTAGCATTTGCGCTTTTTAAGAATAACCTTTATGAAGAAAGTTACTCTGTATATGACACTGCACTTCATTGGCTGAGCAATTCAGAGGCCGAAAAAGCAGATCTTCTGGTAGCTATGGCTGGTATTGTATACATGCATAAGGGAGCAGATGATGCAAAAACTATCTTGTTCCATAGCATTCAAGTATCACACAAGAAGCCGACGCCGCACAGCTTGTTTGCAATCTGTTCTTTAGGGTTGATCCAGTCTGATCAGGGTTTGTCAAAACTTGCATTAAGTGAATTACGAAAATATGAGAGGGAGAGCAGGTATGGATATGATATAGGGTTTTTGAAGTCCTATATCTCTGTTTGTGAAGATAATATGGGCCAAGCTATAAAACTACTAAGTGATTGTCTACATGATCATCCTAGCAATGCCCTCTTATGGTTCTGCATGGCACAATATTGCCTTAAGGCTACTAATACAAAGGCTAAAGTTGCGAGCTGTTGTGCTCAAAAAGCTTTATCCTCAGCCCATCATGGTGAATTTGATTGCAACTTTGGTAAAATATTGGCATCAGCTAGTATTGCCGAACACTTGGCAGGAGATAAGAACAAAGCCTTGTTATTAGCCAAGGGGGGACTCCATATGTATCCAAATCAAGCAGAAATATGGGCAGCACTTTTGTTTTCACTGCTAGCTCATAAAGTGTGGagcgaaaataaaaaatggcttTTAGGAGCCACAGCACATATGCggaaatctttaaatatttcaagaccTCTTGGACGATGGTTGATTCTCATGGAAAAGAAACTgtgcaaataa
- the LOC113507022 gene encoding tRNA (guanine-N(7)-)-methyltransferase isoform X2 codes for MIKKDASKDKQVDFLDVGCGYGGLLVTLSPMFPENLLLGLEIRVKVSDYVNDRIQALRTQHTDQYQNVAVLRTNAMKYLPNFFHKGQLKKMFFLYPDPHFKKAKHKWRIINKWLLSEYAYVLAEQGIVYTITDVKGLNEWMVLHFEEHPLFERIPDEELKSDPIVEKLYESTEEGKKVTRNNGDKFVAVFRRISDKTE; via the exons ATGATAAAAAAAGATGCGAGTAAAGATAAACAAGTGGACTTTTTGGATGTTGGCTGTGGGTATGGAGGTCTCCTAG TAACTCTATCACCAATGTTTCCTGAAAACTTATTACTGGGGCTGGAGATTCGTGTCAAAGTTTCTGATTATGTCAATGACAGAATTCAGGCACTGCGTACACAGCATACAGACCAGTACCAAAATGTTGCTGTATTGAGAACAAATGCAATGAAATATTTACCTAACTTCTTCCACAAGGGACag CTCAAAAAGATGTTCTTCCTATATCCAGACCCCCATTTCAAGAAGGCTAAACATAAATGGAGGATTATCAACAAATGGTTGTTGTCTGAATATGCATATGTTTTGGCTGAACAG ggTATAGTTTATACTATTACTGATGTGAAGGGTTTGAATGAATGGATGGTATTACATTTTGAGGAGCATCCACTATTTGAAAGAATTCCAGATGAAGAATTg aaatctGATCCAATTGTTGAGAAATTATATGAAAGTACAGAAGAAGGTAAAAAAGTGACTAGAAACAATGGTGATAAATTTGTTGCAGTATTTAGAAGAATATCTgataaaactgaataa
- the LOC113507022 gene encoding tRNA (guanine-N(7)-)-methyltransferase isoform X1, which translates to MALPQKKYYRQRAHSNPIADHCFDYPTHPDDYDWSVLYPMIKKDASKDKQVDFLDVGCGYGGLLVTLSPMFPENLLLGLEIRVKVSDYVNDRIQALRTQHTDQYQNVAVLRTNAMKYLPNFFHKGQLKKMFFLYPDPHFKKAKHKWRIINKWLLSEYAYVLAEQGIVYTITDVKGLNEWMVLHFEEHPLFERIPDEELKSDPIVEKLYESTEEGKKVTRNNGDKFVAVFRRISDKTE; encoded by the exons ATGGCACTGCCCCAGAAAAAGTATTATAGGCAACGTGCACATTCTAACCCAATTGCAGATCATTGTTTTGATTA CCCTACTCATCCAGACGATTATGACTGGTCAGTTTTGTATCCTATGATAAAAAAAGATGCGAGTAAAGATAAACAAGTGGACTTTTTGGATGTTGGCTGTGGGTATGGAGGTCTCCTAG TAACTCTATCACCAATGTTTCCTGAAAACTTATTACTGGGGCTGGAGATTCGTGTCAAAGTTTCTGATTATGTCAATGACAGAATTCAGGCACTGCGTACACAGCATACAGACCAGTACCAAAATGTTGCTGTATTGAGAACAAATGCAATGAAATATTTACCTAACTTCTTCCACAAGGGACag CTCAAAAAGATGTTCTTCCTATATCCAGACCCCCATTTCAAGAAGGCTAAACATAAATGGAGGATTATCAACAAATGGTTGTTGTCTGAATATGCATATGTTTTGGCTGAACAG ggTATAGTTTATACTATTACTGATGTGAAGGGTTTGAATGAATGGATGGTATTACATTTTGAGGAGCATCCACTATTTGAAAGAATTCCAGATGAAGAATTg aaatctGATCCAATTGTTGAGAAATTATATGAAAGTACAGAAGAAGGTAAAAAAGTGACTAGAAACAATGGTGATAAATTTGTTGCAGTATTTAGAAGAATATCTgataaaactgaataa